The Lynx canadensis isolate LIC74 chromosome D1, mLynCan4.pri.v2, whole genome shotgun sequence genome has a segment encoding these proteins:
- the LOC115524514 gene encoding baculoviral IAP repeat-containing protein 3-like, with protein sequence MHKATSPEKGWSLCHPVRFVMNIGANSTLSSKLLKGGTVSGLKYDHSCELYRMSTFSAFPAGAPVSERSLARAGFYYTGRKDRVRCFCCGLTLDNWKQGDSPLEKHRRLYPSCSFIQSLRPVSASGAPSQPACPSSGTSSRLLPPPSVENGGCPSRSCATFPQNPVTFRANQGLCPRRTSPHHRAMEAEEARLHSFQGWPLTFPLPEQLARAGFYHLGPGDKVACFACGGRLSNWEPDDDALSEHLRHFPFCPFAESRLQDTLRCAVSNRSMQTHAARSRSFCSWPPSVPVLPEQLALAGFYYMGHSDDVKCFCCDGGLHCWESGDDPWVEHAKWFPRCEYLIRIKGHEFISQIQASHPCLLEQLLSPSDNTEDENAESPIVHFGPGESSSEDAVMMNTPVVKAALEMGFGRNLVKQTVQSKILTSGENYKTVSDIVSDLLNAEDEIREEEKERATEEKESDDVSLIRKNRMALFQHLTSVLPILDGLRTARVITEQEHSVITQKAQTSLRARLLIDAVLVKGSFAVTVFKNCLLEMDPVLYERFFVQQDLKYVPTGDVSGLSPEEQLRRLQEERTCKVCLDREVSIVFIPCGHLVVCQDCAPPLRKCPICRGPIKGTVRTFLS encoded by the exons ATGCACAAAGCTACCTCCCCAGAGAAAGGCTGGTCCCTTTGCCACCCCGTCCGTTTCGTCATGAACATCGGAGCAAACAGCACATTGTCATCAAAGCTGCTGAAAGGCGGCACCGTGTCGGGGCTGAAATACGACCACTCGTGTGAGCTGTACCGAATGTCCACGTTCTCGGCCTTCCCCGCCGGCGCCCCTGTCTCGGAGCGGAGCCTGGCCCGGGCCGGGTTCTACTACACGGGCCGGAAGGACAGGGTCCGGTGCTTCTGCTGCGGCCTGACACTGGACAACTGGAAGCAGGGGGACAGTCCCCTGGAGAAGCATCGGAGGCTGTACCCCAGCTGCAGCTTCATCCAGAGTCTACGTCCGGTGAGCGCTTCGGGCGCCCCCTCTCAGCCCGCCTGTCCTTCCTCAGGGACGAGCTCCAGGCTCTTGCCGCCTCCCAGCGTGGAAAACGGGGGCTGTCCTAGCCGCTCCTGCGCCACCTTCCCGCAGAACCCTGTGACCTTCAGAGCAAACCAAGGTCTCTGTCCCCGGAGGACGAGTCCCCACCACCGTGCGATGGAGGCCGAGGAAGCCAGATTGCACTCTTTCCAGGGCTGGCCCTTGACCTTCCCGCTGCCGGAGCAGCTGGCCAGAGCTGGATTTTACCACCTGGGCCCTGGGGACAAGGTGGCCTGCTTCGCCTGCGGCGGGAGACTGAGTAACTGGGAGCCGGACGACGACGCCCTGTCAGAGCACCTGAGACACTTCCCCTTCTGCCCGTTCGCGGAAAGCCGGCTTCAGGACACCTTGCGGTGCGCCGTGTCCAACCGGAGCATGCAGACGCACGCGGCCCGCTCCCGAAGCTTCTGCAGCTGGCCCCCCAGCGTGCCTGTTCTCCCCGAGCAGCTGGCCCTGGCTGGCTTCTACTACATGG GGCACAGTGATGACGTCAAATGCTTTTGCTGCGACGGTGGACTGCACTGCTGGGAATCAGGAGACGACCCGTGGGTGGAGCACGCCAAGTGGTTTCCAAG GTGTGAGTATTTGATACGAATCAAAGGACACGAGTTCATCAGTCAGATTCAAGCCAGTCACCCCTGTCTCCTTGAACAG ttgTTATCTCCTTCAGACAACACAGAAGATGAAAATGCTGAGTCACCAA TTGTTCATTTTGGGCCTGGAGAAAGTTCCTCCGAAGACGCCGTCATGATGAACACACCCGTGGTGAAAGCGGCCTTGGAGATGGGCTTCGGTAGAAACCTGGTGAAGCAGACCGTTCAGAGCAAGATCCTGACGAGCGGGGAGAATTACAAAACAGTCAGTGATATTGTATCAGATTTACTTAATGCAGAAGATGAAatcagggaagaggagaaagaaagagccaCTGAGGAAAAAGAATCAG aTGATGTGTCATTAATCCGGAAGAACAGAATGGCGCTCTTTCAACATCTGACTTCCGTACTCCCCATCCTGGATGGTCTCCGAACTGCCAGAGTGATTACTGAGCAAGAACACAGTGTTATTACACAGAAAGCACAAACATCTCTGCGAGCAAGATTGCTGATTGATGCTGTGTTAGTGAAGGGAAGTTTTGCAGTCACCGTATTTAAAAACTGTCTCCTAGAAATGGACCCCGTGTTATACGAGCGTTTCTTCG TGCAACAGGACCTAAAGTATGTTCCCACAGGAGATGTTTCAG GTCTGTCGCCGGAAGAGCAGCTGAGGAGGCTGCAGGAGGAAAGAACCTGCAAAGTGTGCCTGGACCGAGAAGTGTCCATAGTGTTCATTCCCTGCGGCCACCTGGTGGTGTGCCAAGACTGCGCCCCTCCCCTCAGAAAATGCCCCATTTGCAGGGGCCCAATCAAGGGCACCGTCCGGACCTTTCTGTCTTGA
- the LOC115525293 gene encoding proline-rich protein 2-like, with the protein MPSLCRARRLAVKKRGSESSPLSTPHPRAQSSQKTRTHRGPREASLTSDPALPGPRAKEPPPAPRRPQPAAGPRAPQTPPSRGRSRETPCGPPPPSRGRDRGTPHAPDPALLILRPRPRDPALRRPQPRDPAARPQRPGPRPPEAAAEGPGGPAPRTPDPATRTPPSGDRNRKTPHLRSRARNPALQRLQPTSPRGDAERAALPESDRRCGGGGRSAPPGSSALTPLALASLGAGLSSRTGASATESTEPRRLAEGPAAFPSPHPACAPRPPRTRPAPRLGPPSPRTRRAGLQRARAAASTGDAAGRHRSGVPSPRPGGARADAR; encoded by the coding sequence ATGCCGAGTCTCTGCAGGGCCAGGCGACTGGCAGTTAAGAAGAGAGGCAGCGAGAGCTCGCCCCTCTCAACACCTCACCCGCGCGCACAGAGCAGCCAGAAAACCCGCACACACCGCGGCCCGCGCGAGGCTTCCCTCACCTCGGACCCCGCCCTCCCGGGGCCGCGGGCGAAggagcccccccccgccccgcgccgccctCAGCCGGCCGCGGGACCCCGCGCGCCCCAGACCCCGCCCTCCCGAGGCCGCAGCCGAGAGACGCCCTGcggcccgcccccgccctcccGAGGCCGCGACCGAGGGACCCCGCACGCCCCGGACCCCGCTCTCCTGATCCTGAGGCCGCGGCCGAGGGACCCCGCCCTCCGCAGGCCGCAGCCGAGGGACCCGGCGGCCCGCCCCCAGCGCCCCGGACCCCGCCCTCCCGAGGCCGCAGCCGAGGGACCCGGCGGCCCGGCCCCCCGCACCCCAGATCCCGCGACCCGGACCCCGCCCTCCGGAGACCGCAACCGAAAGACCCCGCACCTCAGGTCTCGCGCCCGGAACCCCGCCCTCCAGAGGCTGCAGCCGACCAGCCCCCGCGGGGACGCTGAGCGCGCGGCTCTGCCGGAGTCCGACCGACGATGCGGGGGCGGCGGCCGGAGCGCACCTCCCGGCAGCTCGGCTCTGACTCCCCTCGCCCTCGCGAGCCTCGGGGCCGGGCTCTCGAGCCGCACGGGAGCGTCGGCGAccgagagcacagagcccaggcgCCTGGCCGAGGGACCCGcggccttcccctccccccacccagcctgcGCGCCCCGACCGCCCCGAACCCGCCCCGCACCCAGACTGGGGCCGCCCTCACCGCGGACACGGCGCGCCGGCCTCCAGAGGGCCCGAGCGGCGGCGTCCACCGGAGATGCGGCCGGCCGGCACCGCTCCGGCGTCCCGAGCCCCCGCCCAGGCGGGGCACGCGCTGACGCGCGCTGA